Sequence from the Streptomyces sp. NBC_00358 genome:
CGTCATCGTGAAGGACACCGCGCTGGGCGGCGTGATGATCACCTACGGGGAACTCCTCACCGCCCGCAGCACCCTCGCGGCCAACTACGCCAACGTCGTCCCGAGCTTCATCGTGGTCGCCGTCATCTTCATCGTCCTGAACTTCTCGATCACCAGCTTCGCCTCCTGGCTGGAGGGCCGGCTGCGCCGCGGCAAGAAGACGACCGGCGCGGTGCTCTCGCCGAACGACGCGACCATCGCCGGTACGGCGGCGACGGGGGCCGGCGGGGGCGTCGCATAGGAGCGCGGTCCGACGAGTCGTCCGAAGAACAGTCGACCAGCGTGACCGGCGGGGCCAGTGGCATGATCACCGCCGACCCCGTCACTTGACGCAAGCAGCGGCAATGGGTTGCATACGTTCTGTGATCGCGCACCCCGCTCCACCTGCCTGTTCCCGTACGTCCCTCAGGACACAGCTCCGTGCAGGGGGCACCGCGCCGTGGACCCGGTGATCATCGTCGGAGCCGGGCCCGTGGGGCTCACGCTCGCCCTTGCGCTGGCCCGCCAGGAGGTCCCCTCCGTGGTCCTCGACGAAGGGCCGGGCAAGGACGAACTACGGCTCGCGCGGACCGTGGTGCTGCGTGAGGACACCGTCGCGCTCGTCGAGCGGCTCACCGGTCTGCCTCTCGACGACGCCGGCTTCCATTGGGCCGGATGGCGGTCGATGCGGCGCAAGCAGGTGATGCGCGAGATCGCGTTCGGGGAGAGTCCCGGGAGCCCGGAGGGCGCCGGGGGCGCCACCGGTCCCCGGGTCACCGAGGCCGCGTGGGGCGAGGGTCCTCGGGGGGCCGTCGCCGCACGCGGTACCGGACCTTCCCGGGGCGCGGAAAGCCCGGCGGACGGCGAGGAGTTCACCGCCCCGCTGCACATCGCCCAGCACGCGCTGACCGGCGCCCTGCGCGAGGCCATCATCCACGAGCGGCTCATCAAGGTCGCCGCGCACAGCCGACTGGACACCGTGGAGCAGGACCCCTCCGGCGTCACGGCGCACACCCGGGGGCCCAAAGGCACCTGGTGGCGCGGCAGTTACCTGGTCGGCTGCGACGGACCGCGCTCGACCGTGCGCAAGCTCCAGGACATCCGCTTTCCCGGTCGTACCGCCGTCGAGCGGCACGCGGTGGCAGCCCTGCGTACGGAACTTCCCTGGCCCGGCGAGGCGTTGCTGCACCGGATGACGCCGTGGCGGACCTCCGGCCCCTCGGCCGGCGAGGTGAGCGCGCGTCCACTCGCGGAGGACGTATGGCGGCTGGACTGGCTGCTGCCCCCGGGCAAGGACCTGGTCACGCCCGACCTGCTGGTCGCTCGCATCCGGGAGACCCTCGGCGGCTGGAGCGGGGGCACCACACCCGCGTACGAACTGCTCGACACCGGAGTCCACTCCGTCCACCACCGACTGGCCCGCCGCTGGCGCGCGGGCCGGGTCTTCCTCGCCGGGGACGCGGCACATCTGCTCGGCGCCCTCGGCACCCAGGGCCTGGACGAGGGACTGCGGGACGCCGACAACCTCGCCTGGAAGCTGGCCCTCGCCTGGCACCACGGCCCGCACCCGGCGCTCCTCGACAGCTACCAGGCGGAGCGTCGCGCCGTGGTCGCCGCCCGGCTGCGCGCCGCCGACCAGGCGCTGCCACTGCTGCGGAGCGGCGGCGGCCTACGTGCCTATGTCCCCGGTTCCGCGCGGGGCCACGACGCGTTGCTCACGGACGGCCACTTGGGGCGCGGCCCGCTGGGCGCGCCGGGGGCGTACGCCGACTCCCCGCTCATGCCTCCGGCCGCCGATTCGCACACCCCCGTCGACACCGAACCCGGCGCACCGGTCGTCGATGTGCGGGTCACCGCGGAGGACGGCTCGTTCGTACCGCTGCGGGAGCGGCTCGGGCGCGGGGTCCTGCTCGTCGTGCTGATCGCTCCGGGTACGGGGGTGTGGGAGCGCAAGCACTGGGTGACGGCCGGCATCATGCCCCGGCTCGCCGCGGCCGTGACCGCCCTGCCGCACCCCGCCGAGCTGCTCGTCGCGGAGAGCTATCCGGGCGCGGCGGCGCACACCGTGCTCCTGGTCCGCCCCGACGGACATCTGGTCACCGCCCTCGGCGGAGTCCGCCCGGCCGACCTCTACGAGGCCGCCGAGGCCACCCTCGGAGGCCCTGCGAAGACGGAGCGGGACGCGGAGACGGTGGCGGAGGCGACAGCCGGCCGGAGCTGAACGGTGACGGGCCTGAGCCGAGGCGAGGACCGCGGGAGCTGGGCGAGGACGGCGGGAGCCGGGCGCCGACGGCGGGCCTGAGCCGAGGCGGCGGCGTGCGGGAGCCGGGCGACGGCGTGCGGGAGCTGGGCGACGGCGGTCCCGAGGTGATCGGCGAGGGGCCGGTCCTGAACGCTCGGTAATCGTCCGACCTGGGGTTTCCCGGCTCCTTGGGCCTCCATGGTCCATATAGTGACGGTGAGTTGACCGGTCTGCTGCACCATGGTGTACTCCGGATCGTGACCGACACCTGTGTGCGCCTGTGGCGGAGGGTCCATATGGACCTCGTCCGCTATGCGGGCTGCGTGTGTCGTCCGTCCTTCTGACTTCGCATCCTCATCTCCCGCGCGCCGCTCCTCGTGGCACCGCGCGCTCCTCTCGCGAACTCCCAGGACGGTCCGAGTGTCTGTGTCGCCCTCTGCCCCCACGTCTGCCGCTGTCTCCACACCCTCGGGTGTCTCCGGCACCTCCGGTGTCCCAGCTTCAGCCCGTACCCCCACCCAGGCCGATCTGCTCGACTTCGTACGCCGTACGGCAGCCGATGCCGAGCTGATCGCCTCGCTCCCCCTGGACCCCGAGGGCCGCACCTGGGTGCGGCTCGAAGGCCCTGGTGGCAGCGAGGCCTGGCTCATCGGCTGGCCGCCCGGTACGGGAACCGGCTGGCACGACCACGCCGAATCGGTGGGAGCCTTCCTCATCGCGTCGGGCGAACTCAGGGAGAACTCCCTCGCCGCCCGGCTGCCCGCCGACGGCTGGAAGACCCTGGAACTCACCGAGGAGATCGACCGGCAGCGGAAACTGCCCGCGGGCACCGGCCGCGCCTTCGGCCGCCATCACGTGCACGAGGTGCTCAACGAGTCCGCCGAGGAGCACGCGATCTCGGTCCACGCCTACTACCCGCCGCTCCCGCAGATCCGCCGCTACAGCCGTACGGGCCAGATCCTGCGCCTGGAGCACGTCGAGCGTCCGGAGGACTGGCAGTGAGCACCCCGCCGCCCGTGGGCATCGACGCGTTGCTGGAACAGGTCCGCGCGGACCTGGACCGGGTGGAGGCCGCGGACGCCTTCGAGGCCGTGCGGAACGGTGAGGCGCTGCTGGTCGACACCCGGTACGCCGCCCTGCGCGAACGCGACGGCCTGATCCCCGGCGCACTCGTCGTCGAGCGGAACGAACTGGAGTGGCGGCTCGACCCCACCGGCAGCCACCGCGCCCCGGAAGCCACCAGCCATGACCTGCGGATCGTGGTGTTCTGCAACGAGGGATACGCCTCCAGCCTCGCCGCCGAGTCCCTGCGCCGACTGGGACTGCACCGGGCCACCGACCTCGTCGGCGGCTTCCAGGCCTGGAAGGAAGCCGGCCTTCCGGTGACGGCCGCCGACACGGAGGACTGATCACTGCTCGCCCGGACGGAAGTCGGTCACCGCCACGTGCACGGATGACCGATCGAGCCGGCTGACCGGCCGCTGGCTGGCTGGCTGGCTGGCTGGCTGGCTGGCTGGCTGGCTGGCTGGCTGGCTGGCTGGCTGGCTGGGAAGGGTGACCGGGATCGGGTCGGTTCGTGCACGGTGAACGTGATCAGGTCCGCGCGCTCCTGGTGACCGGTCGAGTCAGCACGCGCACCGGTGACCGGTACCGAACCCCGCAGGTTCAGAAGCCCTCGTCATCGAGCCCGAGCTCTTCCGTGTCCTCGCCCTCTTCCTCCAGTGCCCGTCGGACCACGCTCAGGGCCATGCCCTGGGAATAGCCCTTGCGGGCGAGCATGCCCGCGAGGCGTCTCAGCCGTTTGTCGCGGTCGAGTCCGCGTGTGGAGCGCAGCTTTCGGGCGACCAGCTCACGCGCGGTCGCCTCCTCCTGCTCGGCGTCGAGCTGTCCGACGGCCTCGTCGATCAGCGTCGACTCCACGCCCTTGGTCCGCAGTTCCTGGACGAGCGCCCGCCTGGCCAGCCCCCGGCCGTGGTGCCGGGACTCGACCCAGGCGTCCGCGAAGGCGCCGTCGTTGATCAGCCCGACCTCCTCGAACCGTGACAGCACCTCGTCCGCCACCTCGTCCGGGATCTCCCGCTTGCGCAACGCGTCCGCCAGTTGCTTCCGCGTGCGCGGGGTCCCGGTGAGCAGGCGCAGACAGATCGCGCGCGCCCGCTCAGCCGGGTCCCCCGGGGACTCCTCCTTCTCGGCCCTCGACGAGGAGGAGGTGCCTCCGCTCTGTGGGTCGCCGGACGGCTCACCGAAACCGCCACGGCCGCGGCGACCCCGTCCGCCGCGCGGTCCGCCCTCACCGCGTCGGCCACGCCGGGAGGCCGCGTCCGGCGAACCGTGACCGCCCGGCGGGCCGTCACCCCGCCACGCGTCACCGCCCGTCGAACCGCCGCCGTCCACGTCGGCACCGTGGAAACCGTCGACTCCGTGGAGCCCGCCGTCGGTGCCGTACGGCCGGCCGCCGTACCCCCCGGCACCGCCGTACGACCTGTCTCCGTCTCCGGCCGGGCCCCCGTCGCCACCGCCGTACCCCTGCCCCGGCTCCTCGGGGATCTGGGGATAGGCGTACTCGGCCCAGTCGGTTCGTCGTGTCATGGACTAGCTCTTTGCCGCCGCGGCCCTGGCCTTGGTGGTCTTGGCGGCCGGAGCGGGCACCGTCTTCGCGGCGTCGTCCGGGGCAGCCGAGACCGCCGCGTCCGCGCCCGGCTCGGCGGTGGGCGCCACGGGCTTCACACCGACGCCCAGCTTCTCCAGGATCTTCTTCTCGATCTCGTTGGCGAGATCGGGGTTGTCCTTCAGGAAGTTGCGCGCGTTCTCCTTGCCCTGGCCGAGTTGGTCGCCCTCGTACGTGTACCAGGCGCCGGCCTTGCGGACGAAGCCGTGCTCGACGCCCATGTCGATCAGGCCGCCCTCGCGGCTGATGCCCTGCCCGTAGAGGATGTCGAACTCGGCCTGCTTGAAGGGCGGCGCGACCTTGTTCTTGACGACCTTGACGCGCGTGCGGTTGCCGACCGCGTCCGTGCCGTCCTTCAGCGTCTCGATGCGGCGGATGTCGAGTCGCACCGAGGCGTAGAACTTCAGCGCCCGGCCACCCGTCGTGGTCTCCGGGGAACCGAACATCACGCCGATCTTCTCGCGGAGCTGGTTGATGAAGATCGCGGTGGTCTGGGACTGGCTCAGCGCACCGGTGATCTTGCGGAGCGCCTGACTCATCAGACGGGCCTGCAGACCCACGTGCGAGTCACCCATCTCGCCCTCGATCTCCGCGCGCGGCACCAGGGCGGCGACGGAGTCGATGACGATGAGGTCGAGGGCACCGGAGCGGACCAGCATGTCCACGATCTCCAGGGCCTGCTCGCCGTTGTCCGGCTGCGACAGGATCAGGTTGTCGATGTCGACGCCGAGCTTCTTCGCGTACTCGGGGTCGAGGGCGTGCTCGGCGTCGATGAACGCCACCTGGCCGCCGGCCTTCTGCGCGTTCGCCACCGCGTGCAGGGTCAGGGTCGTCTTGCCGGAGGACTCCGGGCCGTACACCTCCACCACTCGGCCGCGCGGCAGGCCGCCGACGCCGAGGGCGACGTCGAGCGCGGTCGACCCGGTGGGGATGACCTCGATGGGCTCATTCGGCCGCTCGCCCAGGCGCATCACTGCACCCTTGCCGAACTGTCGTTCAATCTGCGCGAGCGCGGCGTCGAGCGCCTTCTCGCGGTCGGTTCCTGCCATGGGTTCCACCCGGTTTGCTTGAGTCGATCGCTTCACGTCAAAGACGCTAACGCCTGCCACTGACAATGCGCCCCGACGCCCGTCCGGCCTGTGGATAACTCGGGCACATATCCGTCGAAACCGTGCCGAATCCCCCGTCGAGAGCTCCGCCGGAACTTCCATGAGAATGGATGTTCGATTTTCGTGTCAAGCGCACCACGCGGCACCTCCGAGACTACGTTCACGCTCCGACAACGCCCCGAAGACCGTACGGACCGGACCCGCCCCATCGCTCCCCGCCGCCGGAAGGGCCACCGCTCCCGGCCTCCGGAGCCGACGCCCCTCCCGGCCTCCGGACCGGGCCCGCCACGACCCCCGACACCCGGGCCCCGGACCCCGGACCCCGCCTACTCTCCCTGGCGTACCACCGGTGCCTCCGGCCGTACGACGACGCCGTCCGGCCCGCCCGGCAGGCTGTGCGCCATGCCAATGACGACGACCCGCCCTCCGACCCGGCCGAGACCCTCGCTCCGGCCGGCCGAGTGGCTCTGCTGCGCGACGGGCGCCCTGCTCGTCCTCTCCGGCTGCCTGCATCTGCTGGTCTTCGCCGTCGACGGCGGCCCGTGGGACGGTCCCGTCTCCTGGCGCAAGCCCGTCACCTTCGGGCTCTCCTTCGGGCTGACCCTGGTCGCGATCACCTGGGTCACGTCGTACGTACGGATGCGGGCGGGGCTGCGCACCGCGCTGCTCGCCGTGTTCGCCGCGGACTGCGTGGTGGAGGTCGGCGGGATCACCCTCCAGGCGTGGCGCGGGGTGCCCTCGCATCTCAACATGGAGACCGGCTTCGACACGGCGGTGTCCATGATGCTCGCGGTGGGCGGCGGAGTCCTGGTCGTGGTGCTGACCCTGTTCGCGGTCGCCTCGTTCCGGAACCGGCCCACAGGTCCGGCCGGTATGCCGCTCGCCGTGCGCTCGGGCTTCGCGATCCTGCTCGTCGCGCTGGCCTCGGGCGCGGCGATGATCGCGCGTGGGGTCTTCCTCACCCGGACCGGCCACCAGGAGGCCGCGTACCACTCGACGGCTCCCCTCAAGCCGCTGCACGGAGTGAGTCTGCACGCCGTACTGGTGCTGCCCGCGCTGGCCTGGCTGCTGTCGCGCACCGAGTGGAGCGACACGACCAGGCGGCGGATCGTGCTCGGGGCGGTCGGCTGCTACGCGACGGCGGTCCTCGTCACCGGCGTCCTCGCCGCCCTCACCTGGTGACCGCGCGGCGAGGACCCGCTCACCGGGCGAACTGCCGCCGCACGCGCGCGACGAGACCGCCCGAGGCTCGCGTGCGGTGCCCGTGCACCCGCGGGTCGTCCGTGACGTCGTAACGCTTCACGTACGCCCCCAGGAACGCCTGCAGGGTGGCCACGGCGGGGATGGCGATGAGCGCGCCGACGGCCCCGAGGAGCGCCGTGCCCGCGATGACGGACCCGAAGGCGACCGCGGGGTGGATGTCCACCGTCCGGGAGGTGAGCTTGGGCTGCAGGACGTAGTTCTCGAACTGCTGGTAGACCACGACGAAGACGAGCACCCACAGCGCGTACCAGGGGTCGACGGTGAACGCGATCAGCATCGGCAGGGCGCCCGCGAGATAGGTGCCGATCGTCGGGATGAACTGCGAGACCAGCCCCACCCACACGCCGAGCACGGGCGCGTAGGGCACGCCCAGCGCCTGCAGCAGGATGTAGTGCGCCACGCCCGAGACCAGCGCCATCAGTCCCCGCGAGTAGAGATAGCCGCCGGTCTTGTCGACGGCTATCTCCCAGGCGCGCAGCACCTCGGCCTGCCGGGCCGGTGGCAGCACCGAGCACAGCGCGCGCCGCAGCCGCGGCCCGTCGGCGGCGAAGTAGAACGAGAACAGCGCGACCGTCAGAAGCTGGAAGAGACCGCCCAGCACCTGCCCGGACACGTCCAGGACGCCGGTGGCGCTGTTCTGCACGTACTTCCGCAGCCAGTCGGAGTGGAGCAGGCCCTCCTGGATGTCGACCCTTCTCAGGTCGGTGTGGAAGTGCGTGTTGACCCAGTTGATGACCGAGTCGAGGTAGTCGGGAAAGTCCTCGATCATCTTGATGATCTGGCCCGCGAGCATCGAGCCGAGCAGGGTGACGAACCCGGCGATCATGATCAACGAGCCCAGGAAGACGAGGAAGGCGGCCAGCCCCCTGCGCATACCGCGCGAGGCCATCCAGCTGACCGCGGGTTCTATCGCGAGCGCCAGGAAGAACGAGATCAGGATGTTGATCAGCAGGCCGGTGAGCTGATGGAACGCCCAACTGCCCAGCTGGAAGACGGCGACGAGCGTGAGGGCGAGCACCATGGCACGCGGCAGCCAGCGCGGCATGCGCGCGCCCTGACCGGCGGCTTCCCCGCCCGGAGGATCGGGCGGCGTCGTGCCGAACGGTGTTGTCTGCTGATCGACCTGCGTGTTCTCGTCTGTCGGGGCCACCGGGCAAGTCTGGCCCACGCCACCGACAGCGGGTCCACGTACCCCCGGTCTTCGGGTCCCGTCAGCGGTTCTCGTACGGAACGTCCATGGTCGCGCACACCACGCGCCACACGTCCTTGGCCTCCCAGCCCGCGTTCAGCGCCTCGTGGACGGTGCGCCCGCCGAGTTCCGTCATCACATGATCGCGCGCGAACGTCTCGGCGTACCCCGCGCCGAAGTGATCACCCATCCGCTGCCAGAAGACCGTCAACCGCATGACTCCAGTATCCCGCCCCTGAGAGTGGGCCCCGAGCCGGGACCGCGTGCCGGGACCGCTTTCCGTCCTACGGTCTGACGCATGGCCGCAACAGGAGCATCCCCACTCCCCCAGACGCCCCCGGCGCACTCCCCACTGGCACGCGCCGAGCAGTTCGTCTGGCTTACCGCGCGCGTGCTGGAACAGCGCCGCTTCGCCTATCACTTCCTCGGCGGCGGCGCCGACGCGGTGGAGACCGCGCTGGCCGCCTACCGCAACGACGACGAGGGGTACGGTCACGCGCTCGAACCCGATCTGCGCGGTCCGGTCAGCCAGCCGCTGCACACCGGGCACGCGCTGCGGGTGCTCGACTCGATCGGACGCTGCGGCGGGCAGCGCGTGGAGCGCTTGTGCCGCTATCTGACCTCGGTGTCGACGGCGGACGGCGCGCTGCCCGCGATCCACCCCAGCCAGCGCGGTTACCCGACGGCCCCGTTCGTGCCGGTCGTCGACGATCCGCCGAGCGAACTCCTCGCCACGGGTCCGGTGGTCGGCCTGCTCCACCGCAACGAGGTGTGGCACGCCTGGCTGTTCCGGGCCACCGACTTCTGCTGGCAGGCGGTCGAGTCCCTGGAGAAGTCGCATCCGTACGAGATCGAGGCGGCGGTCGCCTTCCTGGACTCCGCGGCCGACCGCCAGCGCGCGGAGGCGAGCGCCGACCGGCTGGGGCGTCTCGTCCGCGAGCAGCGGCTCGCCGCGCTGGACCCGGGGCAACTGGAGGCGTACCCCGTCTCGCCGGGTTACGCGCCGGGCGAGCACCATTTCCCGCACGACTTCGCACGGACTCCGGACTCGCTCGCGCGCGCGTGGTTCACCGACGAGGAGATGGCACGCTCGCTCGACCACCTCGCGGACGAGCAGCGGGAGGACGGGGGATGGCCGATCCGATGGCGCCAGTGGGCACCGGGGCCCGCCCTGGAGTGCCGTCCCATGGTGACGATCGAGGCCCTGCGCACGCTCCGGGCGTACGGCCGGCCCGTCGCGTGAGACCGCTGCCGGACCGGGGCCCTGGGGCCGGTGCGTGTCCGGACGCGTCCGACGGCATGTCCAGGTGCGCCGACGGGTCCGGGTGCCGACTCCGTGTACCGGGGCGTCAGCCTGTCATCGCGCGGACTCCGGCCGTGACCACCACGGCTACGGCGACCACCACCAGGAACGGTGCGCGCAGGATCAGGGCGACGGCCGCCGCCGCGAGCCCGGCGGCCTTCGCGTCGATGACGAGGACGCGCCCGTCCGCGAAGGTCTGCTGGGCCGTGAGGGCGGCCAGCAGGGCGACGGGGAGCAGCGCGGCGAGGCGCTGCACGAGCGGCCGCTCCAGTACGCCCGCGGGGATCAGCAGACCGATGAGTTTGACGGCGTAGCAGCCGACGGCGGTGGCGCCGATGGCGATCCAGATGTTCAACGGTCTTCCCCTGATATGTCGTTCAGCGCGCCGGCCGGTCGCCCGGTCGCCGCGCCGGCGCCGTCCGGTGCCTCGTTCGTCACGCCTGCGGGTGCGCCCTGGGCAGCCGTCGCACCGCGGCGCCCGGTCACGTAGAGCACGGCCGGGGCGGCCAGGGCGGCCACCAGCACCGGGACTCCGGCGGGCAGCACGGGCAGCAGACCGAGCCCCAGAAGGACCGCGATTCCGGCGACGGCACGTTCCGTGGCGGTCTTCAGCATCGGCGCGAGCAGGGCCAGGAACACGGCGGGTCCGGCCGCGTCCAGGCCCCACGCGT
This genomic interval carries:
- a CDS encoding FAD-dependent monooxygenase — protein: MDPVIIVGAGPVGLTLALALARQEVPSVVLDEGPGKDELRLARTVVLREDTVALVERLTGLPLDDAGFHWAGWRSMRRKQVMREIAFGESPGSPEGAGGATGPRVTEAAWGEGPRGAVAARGTGPSRGAESPADGEEFTAPLHIAQHALTGALREAIIHERLIKVAAHSRLDTVEQDPSGVTAHTRGPKGTWWRGSYLVGCDGPRSTVRKLQDIRFPGRTAVERHAVAALRTELPWPGEALLHRMTPWRTSGPSAGEVSARPLAEDVWRLDWLLPPGKDLVTPDLLVARIRETLGGWSGGTTPAYELLDTGVHSVHHRLARRWRAGRVFLAGDAAHLLGALGTQGLDEGLRDADNLAWKLALAWHHGPHPALLDSYQAERRAVVAARLRAADQALPLLRSGGGLRAYVPGSARGHDALLTDGHLGRGPLGAPGAYADSPLMPPAADSHTPVDTEPGAPVVDVRVTAEDGSFVPLRERLGRGVLLVVLIAPGTGVWERKHWVTAGIMPRLAAAVTALPHPAELLVAESYPGAAAHTVLLVRPDGHLVTALGGVRPADLYEAAEATLGGPAKTERDAETVAEATAGRS
- a CDS encoding putative leader peptide yields the protein MRLWRRVHMDLVRYAGCVCRPSF
- a CDS encoding cysteine dioxygenase, whose translation is MSVSPSAPTSAAVSTPSGVSGTSGVPASARTPTQADLLDFVRRTAADAELIASLPLDPEGRTWVRLEGPGGSEAWLIGWPPGTGTGWHDHAESVGAFLIASGELRENSLAARLPADGWKTLELTEEIDRQRKLPAGTGRAFGRHHVHEVLNESAEEHAISVHAYYPPLPQIRRYSRTGQILRLEHVERPEDWQ
- a CDS encoding rhodanese-like domain-containing protein is translated as MSTPPPVGIDALLEQVRADLDRVEAADAFEAVRNGEALLVDTRYAALRERDGLIPGALVVERNELEWRLDPTGSHRAPEATSHDLRIVVFCNEGYASSLAAESLRRLGLHRATDLVGGFQAWKEAGLPVTAADTED
- the recX gene encoding recombination regulator RecX, with translation MTRRTDWAEYAYPQIPEEPGQGYGGGDGGPAGDGDRSYGGAGGYGGRPYGTDGGLHGVDGFHGADVDGGGSTGGDAWRGDGPPGGHGSPDAASRRGRRGEGGPRGGRGRRGRGGFGEPSGDPQSGGTSSSSRAEKEESPGDPAERARAICLRLLTGTPRTRKQLADALRKREIPDEVADEVLSRFEEVGLINDGAFADAWVESRHHGRGLARRALVQELRTKGVESTLIDEAVGQLDAEQEEATARELVARKLRSTRGLDRDKRLRRLAGMLARKGYSQGMALSVVRRALEEEGEDTEELGLDDEGF
- the recA gene encoding recombinase RecA, with the translated sequence MAGTDREKALDAALAQIERQFGKGAVMRLGERPNEPIEVIPTGSTALDVALGVGGLPRGRVVEVYGPESSGKTTLTLHAVANAQKAGGQVAFIDAEHALDPEYAKKLGVDIDNLILSQPDNGEQALEIVDMLVRSGALDLIVIDSVAALVPRAEIEGEMGDSHVGLQARLMSQALRKITGALSQSQTTAIFINQLREKIGVMFGSPETTTGGRALKFYASVRLDIRRIETLKDGTDAVGNRTRVKVVKNKVAPPFKQAEFDILYGQGISREGGLIDMGVEHGFVRKAGAWYTYEGDQLGQGKENARNFLKDNPDLANEIEKKILEKLGVGVKPVAPTAEPGADAAVSAAPDDAAKTVPAPAAKTTKARAAAAKS
- a CDS encoding AI-2E family transporter, producing the protein MAPTDENTQVDQQTTPFGTTPPDPPGGEAAGQGARMPRWLPRAMVLALTLVAVFQLGSWAFHQLTGLLINILISFFLALAIEPAVSWMASRGMRRGLAAFLVFLGSLIMIAGFVTLLGSMLAGQIIKMIEDFPDYLDSVINWVNTHFHTDLRRVDIQEGLLHSDWLRKYVQNSATGVLDVSGQVLGGLFQLLTVALFSFYFAADGPRLRRALCSVLPPARQAEVLRAWEIAVDKTGGYLYSRGLMALVSGVAHYILLQALGVPYAPVLGVWVGLVSQFIPTIGTYLAGALPMLIAFTVDPWYALWVLVFVVVYQQFENYVLQPKLTSRTVDIHPAVAFGSVIAGTALLGAVGALIAIPAVATLQAFLGAYVKRYDVTDDPRVHGHRTRASGGLVARVRRQFAR
- a CDS encoding DUF3046 domain-containing protein; translated protein: MRLTVFWQRMGDHFGAGYAETFARDHVMTELGGRTVHEALNAGWEAKDVWRVVCATMDVPYENR
- a CDS encoding AzlD domain-containing protein; the encoded protein is MNIWIAIGATAVGCYAVKLIGLLIPAGVLERPLVQRLAALLPVALLAALTAQQTFADGRVLVIDAKAAGLAAAAVALILRAPFLVVVAVAVVVTAGVRAMTG